The Plectropomus leopardus isolate mb unplaced genomic scaffold, YSFRI_Pleo_2.0 unplaced_scaffold23434, whole genome shotgun sequence region ACAAACATCAGCCTAACGTCTcctaaaatgcattaaaataaaccCGTTATCAGAGCAGAACATCACAGTAGGTCATCTTTAGGGTAaaagtttcctgttttttgtaatttgaaaGTCATAGTCCTTTTACCGCTGATTATAAATCACATTCATGTACATgtgctttatgtttttacttaaatatGTCCGCTCTTCCTCCCAGCTGGAGCCCAGCGAGTCGGCCTCCAGCAGCAACCTGTCTCTGGCCAAACCGCGGCCCAACAGCGAGCTCAACGGCCAGTCGCCCTCCCACCTCAAAGTCCAGAGGAGCGTCTCCTCCAACCACAAACAGAGACGTTACAGCGAACAAGGTGAGGAGGACACAGTGTTGACTTTCCTCAGTCAAACATTATAAAAGCTTTACTGGTTAAAACTCAGCGAGGACGCCTCCTTTTTCAAACTCCAGTTGTGCCTCTCGCTCccaataaatgtctttttccgTCAGTAGCTCTTTGTCAGGCTGATGAAAGCAGTTAAATCAAACACAGTCACATGGTGGAGGCACTTTAACCTTTAGCTTATTTGCACAGCTCGGTGCTGTCCGCTGTGATATAATGCTTTGTCAATGTCTTCAGTCTGAGTTGCTCTTTATTCAGCGAGAGCCGCAGCTTAAACAGCCTCACTGAGAACCTTTTAAGCTGCGGCTCTAACGTGGCAGCTACTCACCGCCAATTTAAAGAGCACTGTGGTgtttaagttgtgtttttttttcctgacacaGAATAccagtattttttattagtttggCACATGTGGGGTGCTTTTTAATATTAGTTAAGCAGACGATTgctcattattattttacttttatgtatttgtttttcttgacatCCTAACTGGGCGTTTAGTCTTTGGGATGTAAgaaaaacatgtagaaaaaagttcaaaagtaGTAAAGACTAGATGCTGCATAaagcaaaatgcaacaaataaataaagtctgcaCACCAGAAAATGCTCCCATgaacatttattaaattacattCTCGCGTGTGACGTTTTGAGGCATAGCccttcttccatttttttatttgtattttttgtatatgtaagaaaaacatgaaaatattatttttggctGCTGATCAGACAGAACAAATAATATTCAGTAATAATATTTAGTTAAAGTTTAAGAAAACCACACTTTAGGAGCTGCAACCAGTTCATTTTTGGTATTTCTGCTGATTCGATTATCTAAATTATTGTCGTTAAAAAGAGTTTATTTTGGGGGTAAAATGTGCCTTCAGGctcatttatttgctttcaaacacaaacaagagacAGATATGTTTTTCAACCATGAACTAAATCACCGTGGGCTCTTAAAAAATACCTTAATGTGCTGATGATTCTGTCCTCAGTCAGTTTGAGTCAGTGTCAGAATTATTCTTTTCCAAATGTAGGTCGCTTCTTTTTTGgataaaacacttaaattaaaaaaaaaaaaaaaaaaaaaaaaaagtcttttttgccAGAGGTCCAAACAACATCTTTGAGTCATCCGTCACACATCTGTCtccctgtttctctctgtgcagTCGGTCAGAACGTCCCTCCGGGGATGTCTCATCCAAAGAGGAGTCAGACCACCACAGCGGAGAACAGCGCCAAGGAGGAGAGCGGAGTCCAGCTGCGTAAACCCAGCACCCCGGGGAGCCGCGGCGCTCCGCCCGCCAGCCCGCTGCTGGGCAACGCCAACAACCCCAACAAGGCCGACATCCCCGACCGCAGGAAAGGCGCCACCACCGGCCCGAGCGTGAGTTATTGTATCAGTTTAAATACATCAACGAATATTAATACACCTGCAGCGTTCTGATGTTCATCAGGAAAACATGAATTGTCTCTAACTGAACTATGAAACCGAGCAAAAAACAAGCATCTCATGAGAAACAAAGATCAACCATTTCATC contains the following coding sequences:
- the LOC121966189 gene encoding MAP/microtubule affinity-regulating kinase 3-like; the encoded protein is MVGMGYNLEEIQDSLAKMKYDEITATYLLLGRKASELEPSESASSSNLSLAKPRPNSELNGQSPSHLKVQRSVSSNHKQRRYSEQVGQNVPPGMSHPKRSQTTTAENSAKEESGVQLRKPSTPGSRGAPPASPLLGNANNPNKADIPDRRKGATTGPSVSYCISLNTSTNINTPAAF